The sequence below is a genomic window from Candidatus Omnitrophota bacterium.
TATTTTTTCAAGAACAACTGGACCTTTCCCGCGCCAGCGACCACGAGGCCCTTGGGATTCAGTAAGTATATTCAGATCATGGAAAGATTCTACTACTGGGTTTGCCCGGTTAAAATTAACCTTGCCATTTTTAACCCAAAGATCCTCAAGTAATCCTCTATCATGCCTCCAAAATTCCTCACAAAGAGCGCTCCCAGCAGTCCTCTTGCCCTTGTCTTCATCAAGAAATACATCGCTAAGAATGACACTTCCACCCAACGCATGAACCCTCATCGCAATATCTAAATCCCACATTATTCCAATAAAATTCCTGTCAATGCCGCCTACTTTAATCCAAAGCTTCCTAGACATTAACCCGGAAAGCGGCACAATAGGAGAGTTTATATCGTTAGCAAAAAAATGGGAACAACTGGATGGCTGCTCTTCTCCGTCCATCATATATCTGCATGATACTATTATTTTATCACTATGATAGCTTTGATATTTTTCATAGAGCACATCTAAAGGCTTGGGTGTTTTAAATATACAATCATCAGCCATGCACATCACTAAATCCGACATGGTGCTTCTAAAAGCTATCTCCAGACATTGCGTTGGTTTTACTAAAGATTTTATAAAACGAAAATTTCTTGGCAAGTTGAAGCTAGGCGGATTAGGCCCTACAAAGACCAGCTCAAAATCAATTTGGTTATCACCAATGCTTTTATGCAGGTTCATCCAATTCTGCGGCCGATGCGCAGAAGAAATAATGCTTATTTTAGGATTCATGCTAAGCCCTTTTTAAACTATTATCCTACGGATTTTTTTCAGTTAACCATTGAAGTTTAGGACGAACCGCCGGTTCCATGCCCCATTCATAAGGGAACTGTCCTCGCGCGCCACCCGGATCATGCCGGTCACCAATATCTGCGCTTACCACATTAAATAATCTTACATGAGGGGATTGGCTCGGAGCAAGCGGAGGCGAATAAATCCATAGATTAATACTAAGCTGACCTTCATTTAGAAAATCACCGGGGATGCAACAAGATGTTTTATATATACCCGCTGTGTATGGGGACTGTTTTCCCCATGGACCATTAATATAATTATCCATCGAAGCCATAATATATGTACCTAAAGCTCCCACAAACTGGACAATAATAGCAGCCTGAGTATCCTTAAAAACTTGAAATTCAATTTCCAACTTTATCGGATCCCTTACATCGAATTGCGAATGAACATGCCCGTCATCTCCCACAATACGTACAGAACGCAGCCTAATAATATCATTGCCTGGCGCCAAGGAACTCTGAGGCCAACTAACCTGTTGATTCAGATCGTTGGTCTTCAGGTAATTTGCAATCGCGCTGCTACTTTCTCCATCAAAAATCATTGCCCCGTAGCGTAACACAATACACCTTTTACAAAGCCTCTGAATGGCATTCATGTTATGACTTACAAAAAGAACAGTTCTGCCTTGATGAGCTACATCATCCATCTTCCCCAGGCATTTTTTCTGAAACTGCGTATCGCCCACAGCTAATACCTCATCAACTACTAAGATTTCCGGCTCCAGGTGCGCTGCAACCGCAAAAGCCAAGCGCACATACATCCCGGAAGAATAACGCTTAACCGGAGTATCTAAATACTGCTCTACTTCGGAAAAAGCAACAATGGCGTCAAATTTACGTTTAATTTCCACCCGACTCATCCCGAGTATCGCGCCGTTTAAATAAATATTCTCCCTGCCGGAAAGCTCCGGATGAAACCCCGTACCAACTTCCAATAAGCTAGCTACCCTGCCTTTAATCGTTACCTGACCAGCCGAAGGTTCGGTGATCCGGGAAAGAATTTTTAATAACGTGCTCTTTCCTGCTCCATTGCGGCCAATGATCCCGACTACCTCACCACGATTAATCTCAAAATTTATATCTTTAAGCGCCCAAACTTCCTCTAAGCTGTTTCCCTGAATAATAGCCTTACCTTTTGTTAAATCCATGGCTTTATCCAGAAAAACCTTGGCATTCTGCATTAACACATCGCGCAAGGCTATATAGCGGCCTCTTTCGACTTGATGGCCGATAACATATTTCTTAGATAAGTTTTCACTCTTAAGGACAATATCAGACATTTCCCTTGATTTGCTTTTAGTATTAAATTAAATCCGCAAAAGAGTTTTCCATTTTACGAAAACTCCAAATACCCAACCAAAGAAAAAACATAATCACGCCGATGCTTAAAACAAAACCCGGCCAATAAATTTGGCTTTTCCCTCCTAATATGCTCCACCGAAAACCATCAATGACCCCAACCATAGGATTAAGACTATAAAGAAGCCGCCATTTTTCCGGAATTATACTACTACTAAATCCAACCGGAGAAATATAAAGTCCGAATTGCACAACAAAAGGAATTATATAGCGAAAATCCCTGTATTTTACATTAAGCGCTGTAATCCAGAGGCCGGGACCTAGACTGGCAAAAAGAGCCAAAATAATAAATATAGGCAGCAAAGCCAAATTCCAGCCCGGCAAAAACCTATAGTAAGCCATCATCCCTAAAAGAATAATAAAGCTTATAAGAAAATCGATAAACGTAGCCACCACCGTGGATACAGGAATAATCATCCTGGGGAAATATACTTTACTAATCAGTTTTTCATTGCCAATAAGACTATTAGAAGCTTCGCTTAAAGACACAGAAAACAGTGACCAGGGAAGCATTGCCGC
It includes:
- a CDS encoding ABC transporter ATP-binding protein, whose translation is MSDIVLKSENLSKKYVIGHQVERGRYIALRDVLMQNAKVFLDKAMDLTKGKAIIQGNSLEEVWALKDINFEINRGEVVGIIGRNGAGKSTLLKILSRITEPSAGQVTIKGRVASLLEVGTGFHPELSGRENIYLNGAILGMSRVEIKRKFDAIVAFSEVEQYLDTPVKRYSSGMYVRLAFAVAAHLEPEILVVDEVLAVGDTQFQKKCLGKMDDVAHQGRTVLFVSHNMNAIQRLCKRCIVLRYGAMIFDGESSSAIANYLKTNDLNQQVSWPQSSLAPGNDIIRLRSVRIVGDDGHVHSQFDVRDPIKLEIEFQVFKDTQAAIIVQFVGALGTYIMASMDNYINGPWGKQSPYTAGIYKTSCCIPGDFLNEGQLSINLWIYSPPLAPSQSPHVRLFNVVSADIGDRHDPGGARGQFPYEWGMEPAVRPKLQWLTEKNP
- a CDS encoding ABC transporter permease — its product is MNEEIIILEPGRAAINYWNDLWRYRELFIILAWRDVSVRYKQTIIGVLWAVLRPFLTMLVLVVIFGHLAKLPSDGNAPYALLVFAAMLPWSLFSVSLSEASNSLIGNEKLISKVYFPRMIIPVSTVVATFIDFLISFIILLGMMAYYRFLPGWNLALLPIFIILALFASLGPGLWITALNVKYRDFRYIIPFVVQFGLYISPVGFSSSIIPEKWRLLYSLNPMVGVIDGFRWSILGGKSQIYWPGFVLSIGVIMFFLWLGIWSFRKMENSFADLI